One region of Ahniella affigens genomic DNA includes:
- a CDS encoding HD-GYP domain-containing protein — MQLEERKVHVDYLRPGMFVHRLDRDWLGLPFPLEGFLLDTSGELDVLRRHCDHVFVDVYRSRLPLHHFDVNGQTDGRRRHVNQVALAEELPRVQKQFARTAEITARILGDLRSGRKLSLVEVQDAIVPVVQSVLRHADAYLWVSMLKRRDEYEFSHAMNNSLLASVLGRHLGLGEGELVALATGGMLLDVGKTAIPTALLRKVGLLSEGEMMILRHHVEQGIALMSQSSIREPQIEAMVRTHHERFDGSGYPNGLVRNQIPLYGRIAGIIDTFDALTSDRPFRQAISPQQALQQIYRAGDRLFQKDLVEQFMQCLSVYPTGSLIELTTGEVAVVMAQNPARRLKPWIMVLTDASKRARSRFLEVDLLNQSPTDVPRDIVRSLERGAHGVFPERLGLV; from the coding sequence GTGCAGTTGGAAGAACGCAAAGTCCATGTCGATTACCTGCGCCCGGGCATGTTTGTGCATCGTCTGGATCGGGATTGGCTCGGCTTGCCGTTTCCGCTGGAAGGGTTTCTGCTCGACACATCGGGCGAACTCGATGTGCTGCGCCGGCATTGCGATCATGTCTTTGTCGATGTGTACCGCAGTCGTTTGCCGTTGCATCATTTCGATGTCAATGGCCAGACCGATGGGCGGCGGCGGCATGTCAACCAAGTCGCGCTGGCAGAAGAGTTGCCGCGCGTGCAAAAGCAGTTTGCCCGCACAGCTGAAATCACGGCCCGTATCCTGGGCGACCTCCGGTCTGGTCGCAAACTGAGCTTGGTTGAAGTTCAGGACGCCATCGTGCCGGTGGTGCAGAGCGTTCTCCGTCATGCCGACGCCTACTTGTGGGTCAGCATGCTGAAGCGTCGCGACGAATACGAATTTTCGCATGCGATGAACAACAGCCTGTTGGCCTCCGTGTTGGGGCGCCACCTCGGGCTCGGCGAAGGCGAACTCGTCGCGTTGGCTACTGGCGGGATGCTCTTGGATGTTGGCAAGACCGCCATCCCGACGGCGCTTCTACGGAAGGTCGGCTTGCTTAGCGAAGGCGAGATGATGATTCTCCGCCACCACGTCGAGCAAGGCATTGCGTTGATGTCCCAAAGCAGTATTCGTGAGCCGCAGATTGAGGCGATGGTGCGAACGCATCACGAGCGCTTTGACGGCTCGGGCTATCCGAACGGCTTGGTGCGCAATCAGATTCCATTGTATGGCCGAATTGCCGGCATTATCGATACGTTCGATGCACTGACCAGTGACCGACCGTTTCGGCAGGCGATTTCGCCGCAACAGGCGCTCCAGCAGATCTATCGCGCAGGCGACCGCTTGTTTCAGAAGGACTTGGTCGAGCAGTTCATGCAGTGCCTCAGTGTGTATCCCACCGGTTCGCTGATCGAGCTCACGACTGGCGAGGTCGCCGTCGTCATGGCACAGAATCCGGCGCGCCGTCTGAAGCCTTGGATCATGGTGCTCACGGACGCGAGCAAGCGCGCACGGTCGCGCTTTCTGGAGGTTGATCTGCTGAATCAAAGCCCTACTGATGTGCCACGCGACATTGTCCGGTCACTGGAGCGCGGGGCGCATGGTGTGTTTCCGGAGCGCTTGGGGCTCGTCTGA
- a CDS encoding serine/threonine-protein kinase, with protein sequence MQTQPEADLNQQLAALLARPLGERADFLAELAQVDPEQAASLVRMLDQSEPATVRQADVIADLETRREFDSDTYLQRRSQMLEQVWRGRRLGDYEVESILGQGGMGIVLAARSVLTNDRVAIKMVRPDMLGPNLDQRLTRESDAMGRLVHPGIARFLGLARTDEGRPFLIMERVDGLSLDRAVAELDLSARVRLLRAIAEVVGVAHAGQIVHRDLKPSNILVDQQGQVKLLDFGIAKCLDDGPTQARTLTADRMLTPRYAAPEQIRGESVGPAADVHALGVILVELVTGCESGAVSSTSGFLAEQISAAAISDPWLRAIAESAMAGSLAIRYPDANAFAAELTRWLAGAKPKVLRWTERVRRQWLDRRQALSVTAGALVVTALLTAFGWYEWVFLERTIEPGYALIERDLVGLTGAQKASIREAFVRDAEGDRNSAIALMKTVADTHPDQPFPAVMVAIWLGARGVAGTEPYVAEARELLNKHDNPFLSLFLEGNLNKGNVVDDRRAMASALALRPSAWKLRYGLSHIAIGRNEGELARQELAQIQFTHYRDRRVPQVLADRALLGDCAAVRPEISRLPEDRPIWRLWVTAACDFSEGKLEAASQGFTAILEAPANTREPSTEDIVRSAQLLTLGQGGRWAALLDEAALGYRRSREQHDVYSAHRDAVMALTAAKLLGRDAEAADWLSRVLAVSEFEYQVDAHIAVRLMGLHSSYSVPAMRARVETDMANFPGLSYLLLALEAWQSGDADSARSELARARREGLAETRFAPVLAALERGLGVTQGDNPVLLWFAPWSDWIAQWVVPAAVLSTSPSSEQVGSD encoded by the coding sequence ATGCAGACCCAGCCAGAGGCGGATCTGAACCAGCAGCTTGCAGCACTCCTGGCCCGGCCTCTGGGTGAGCGGGCGGATTTTCTTGCGGAACTCGCGCAGGTCGACCCCGAGCAGGCTGCGAGCCTCGTCCGGATGCTGGACCAATCGGAACCCGCCACGGTCAGGCAAGCCGATGTCATCGCCGATCTGGAAACGCGGCGCGAATTCGACAGTGACACCTATCTGCAGCGTCGCTCCCAGATGTTGGAGCAAGTCTGGCGCGGACGGCGGTTGGGTGACTACGAGGTGGAATCGATCTTGGGGCAGGGCGGCATGGGGATTGTGCTGGCCGCCCGCTCGGTTCTGACCAATGATCGGGTCGCGATCAAAATGGTGCGCCCGGACATGCTGGGTCCGAATCTGGATCAGCGCCTCACCCGCGAAAGTGATGCGATGGGGCGGCTCGTCCATCCCGGAATTGCGCGGTTTCTGGGATTGGCGCGCACGGACGAGGGCCGACCCTTCTTGATCATGGAGCGCGTCGATGGGCTGAGTCTTGATCGTGCGGTCGCCGAGTTAGACCTCAGCGCCCGCGTGCGCCTGCTCCGGGCGATTGCCGAGGTGGTCGGCGTCGCCCATGCCGGGCAGATTGTCCACCGTGACCTGAAGCCGTCAAACATTCTGGTCGATCAGCAAGGTCAGGTGAAGCTGCTCGATTTTGGTATCGCCAAATGCCTGGACGATGGTCCAACCCAGGCCCGAACACTCACAGCAGATCGCATGCTGACGCCGCGCTATGCGGCACCGGAGCAGATTCGCGGTGAGTCCGTCGGGCCCGCGGCCGACGTGCATGCGCTCGGGGTGATCCTGGTTGAACTGGTGACGGGCTGCGAGTCCGGCGCCGTTTCCAGCACGTCGGGATTTTTGGCTGAGCAGATCAGCGCGGCGGCGATTTCTGATCCGTGGCTCAGAGCGATTGCTGAATCAGCGATGGCGGGGTCACTGGCCATTCGGTATCCAGACGCGAACGCGTTTGCGGCGGAACTGACGCGCTGGTTGGCCGGCGCGAAGCCCAAAGTGCTGCGTTGGACCGAGCGCGTCCGGCGCCAGTGGCTGGATCGCCGGCAGGCGCTTTCTGTGACAGCTGGCGCACTGGTGGTCACCGCGCTGCTCACTGCGTTCGGTTGGTATGAATGGGTGTTTCTGGAGCGCACGATCGAACCGGGCTATGCGCTGATTGAGCGTGATCTCGTTGGGCTGACGGGCGCGCAGAAAGCGTCGATTCGGGAAGCGTTTGTCCGTGATGCCGAAGGTGATCGCAACAGCGCCATCGCGTTGATGAAGACGGTCGCCGATACCCATCCCGATCAACCGTTTCCGGCGGTCATGGTCGCTATTTGGCTTGGCGCCCGGGGGGTGGCCGGCACCGAACCCTATGTGGCGGAAGCACGCGAATTGCTGAACAAGCACGACAACCCTTTTCTGTCCTTGTTTTTGGAGGGCAACCTCAACAAGGGCAATGTGGTGGACGACCGCCGCGCCATGGCGTCGGCGTTGGCATTGCGGCCGAGTGCCTGGAAGCTCCGATACGGTTTGTCGCACATTGCGATTGGTCGGAATGAGGGCGAGCTGGCGCGCCAGGAATTGGCGCAAATCCAGTTCACGCACTACCGGGATCGGCGCGTTCCGCAGGTGCTGGCCGATCGTGCCTTGCTGGGCGACTGCGCGGCGGTTCGACCAGAAATCTCGCGCTTGCCAGAAGACCGGCCGATCTGGCGGCTCTGGGTGACGGCGGCCTGCGATTTTTCGGAGGGTAAGCTCGAAGCCGCCAGTCAAGGGTTCACGGCGATTCTTGAGGCGCCGGCCAACACACGCGAGCCGAGCACCGAGGATATTGTCCGCAGCGCCCAGTTGTTGACGCTCGGGCAGGGCGGGCGTTGGGCCGCGTTGCTCGATGAAGCAGCGCTCGGCTACCGACGGTCGCGCGAGCAACACGATGTGTACAGTGCGCATCGCGATGCCGTCATGGCGTTGACGGCGGCGAAACTGCTGGGGCGGGACGCAGAGGCGGCCGACTGGCTATCCCGGGTTTTGGCCGTGTCCGAGTTTGAGTATCAGGTGGATGCTCATATTGCCGTCCGGCTGATGGGACTGCATTCGAGCTATTCCGTTCCGGCGATGCGCGCCCGGGTCGAGACCGACATGGCCAATTTCCCCGGGCTGAGCTACCTGCTCCTTGCGCTGGAGGCGTGGCAATCTGGCGACGCCGATTCCGCGCGGTCTGAACTGGCCCGGGCTCGTCGTGAGGGTTTGGCCGAAACGCGGTTTGCGCCGGTTTTAGCAGCTTTGGAGCGTGGCCTTGGGGTCACTCAGGGCGACAACCCGGTGCTGCTCTGGTTTGCACCCTGGTCAGACTGGATCGCCCAGTGGGTGGTGCCAGCGGCGGTTCTTTCCACATCGCCGTCATCAGAGCAGGTCGGATCAGACTAG
- a CDS encoding CinA family protein translates to MAKHHPMSPTDTELHTLADTLGERCKRQGMSLVTAESCTGGWIAKAVTEVPGSSAWFECGMVAYSYEAKQALLGVRPETLIKCGAVSEETVLEMVAGALVHSGATLGVAVTGIAGPSGGTPDKPVGTVWIAWKRRGGYPRAECHHFDGDRESVRRQTVAKALDGLMNLLS, encoded by the coding sequence ATGGCGAAGCACCACCCGATGAGCCCCACCGACACCGAATTGCACACCCTGGCCGATACTCTGGGCGAACGCTGCAAGCGCCAGGGAATGAGCCTGGTTACGGCTGAATCCTGCACCGGCGGCTGGATCGCCAAAGCAGTTACCGAGGTTCCAGGCAGTTCGGCCTGGTTTGAATGCGGCATGGTGGCCTACAGCTATGAGGCCAAACAGGCGTTGCTTGGCGTTCGGCCGGAAACCCTGATCAAGTGTGGCGCGGTCAGCGAGGAAACTGTGCTCGAAATGGTTGCCGGCGCGCTGGTACACAGTGGCGCCACACTGGGTGTCGCCGTAACCGGCATCGCTGGGCCATCGGGCGGAACGCCCGACAAGCCGGTGGGCACGGTCTGGATCGCATGGAAACGCCGCGGCGGCTACCCGCGGGCGGAATGTCATCATTTTGACGGCGATCGCGAATCAGTCCGTCGGCAGACGGTGGCAAAAGCCTTAGACGGGCTCATGAATCTTCTGAGCTGA
- the recA gene encoding recombinase RecA — MDDNKKRALTSALAQIDKQFGKGTVMRMGDKQTDVIEAVSTGSLGLDIALGIGGLPRGRVIEIYGPESSGKTTLTLQVIANCQRSGGTAAFIDAEHALDPSYAEKLGVDVDNMLVSQPDTGEQALEVADMLVRSGAVDVVVIDSVAALTPKAEIEGEMGDSHVGLHARLMSQALRKLTANIKKSNCLVIFINQIRMKIGVMFGNPETTTGGNALKFYASVRLDIRRVGSVKRGEEVIGSETRVKVVKNKVAPPFRQADFEILYGEGISREGEIVEMGVNANLIDKSGAWYSYNGERIGQGKDNARTFLREHPEISRDVEEKLRAKLLIARGGPAAATADAGDDD; from the coding sequence ATGGATGACAACAAAAAGCGCGCTCTGACCTCGGCCCTGGCGCAGATCGACAAGCAGTTTGGCAAAGGCACGGTCATGCGCATGGGTGACAAGCAGACCGATGTCATCGAGGCGGTCTCGACCGGCTCGCTCGGTCTGGACATTGCGCTGGGCATCGGCGGCCTGCCGCGCGGCCGCGTGATCGAGATCTACGGTCCGGAATCGTCGGGCAAGACCACGCTGACCTTGCAAGTGATTGCGAACTGCCAGCGCTCTGGCGGTACCGCCGCGTTCATCGACGCGGAGCACGCGCTCGATCCAAGCTACGCCGAAAAGCTGGGCGTGGATGTGGACAACATGCTCGTCTCGCAGCCGGATACCGGCGAACAGGCACTCGAAGTGGCCGACATGCTGGTGCGCTCCGGCGCGGTAGACGTGGTGGTCATCGACTCCGTCGCGGCGCTCACGCCCAAAGCCGAAATCGAAGGTGAAATGGGCGACTCGCACGTTGGTTTGCATGCCCGCCTGATGAGCCAGGCGCTCCGCAAGCTGACGGCGAACATCAAGAAGTCGAACTGCCTGGTCATCTTCATCAATCAGATTCGTATGAAGATCGGCGTGATGTTCGGCAATCCTGAAACCACCACCGGTGGTAACGCGCTGAAGTTCTACGCCTCGGTGCGTCTCGATATCCGTCGCGTCGGTTCGGTCAAGCGTGGCGAGGAAGTGATCGGGTCCGAGACGCGCGTCAAGGTTGTCAAGAACAAGGTGGCACCGCCGTTCCGACAAGCCGACTTCGAGATTCTGTACGGCGAAGGGATTTCCCGCGAAGGCGAAATTGTCGAGATGGGCGTCAATGCGAACCTGATCGACAAGTCCGGCGCCTGGTACAGCTACAACGGTGAGCGCATCGGCCAAGGCAAGGACAATGCCCGCACGTTCCTCCGCGAACATCCGGAAATCTCCCGCGATGTCGAGGAGAAGCTGCGCGCCAAACTGCTGATCGCCCGCGGCGGCCCCGCTGCGGCGACCGCTGATGCAGGCGATGATGACTGA
- a CDS encoding SPOR domain-containing protein, translating to MFARVLFVLLLATNLGLAAWLWLAPKPSVAALPVTDPGVPQLVLLSEQMGGPAAAAEMAEAPMAPTDLARLSCTQLGPFGTQADLRRTMNALTPRVDRVQFRETRTTRSRGWWVYLPAFKDRSEALSAARNLSEKGIRDYYVVTAGDQQNTISLGLFRARENADRRVAELQGLGFAPSMTERTDELPEYWLEFAVVAGAPFNWRDVVPDTTDLVATPIECR from the coding sequence TTGTTTGCGCGCGTCCTATTTGTCCTGTTGTTGGCCACCAACCTTGGTCTGGCGGCATGGCTTTGGCTCGCGCCAAAGCCGAGCGTTGCCGCGTTGCCAGTAACCGACCCAGGTGTGCCGCAGCTGGTATTACTGTCCGAGCAAATGGGTGGCCCCGCTGCGGCGGCCGAAATGGCCGAAGCGCCCATGGCGCCTACCGATCTGGCACGGCTCTCTTGCACGCAGCTCGGGCCTTTTGGCACGCAGGCAGACCTCCGGCGAACCATGAACGCGCTGACCCCACGCGTGGATCGAGTGCAATTCCGCGAAACGCGCACGACCCGTTCACGCGGCTGGTGGGTGTATCTCCCGGCGTTCAAAGATCGCTCCGAAGCCCTGTCAGCAGCGCGCAACCTGTCGGAAAAAGGCATCCGCGACTATTACGTCGTCACCGCCGGTGACCAACAAAACACGATTTCGCTCGGGCTCTTTCGGGCTAGAGAAAATGCGGACCGGCGTGTCGCGGAGCTCCAAGGCCTTGGATTTGCCCCATCAATGACCGAACGGACCGACGAGTTGCCGGAATACTGGCTCGAATTTGCCGTGGTGGCCGGCGCGCCGTTCAATTGGCGCGATGTGGTGCCGGATACCACGGATCTGGTCGCCACACCGATCGAGTGCCGCTAA
- the mtgA gene encoding monofunctional biosynthetic peptidoglycan transglycosylase, with protein sequence MRATKEKPKRKGWRLWLWRLLKLGLWFVGLTIVFVLTLRFVPLETSAVMLGERLDTGKWPNQTWVPLDQITPEMPIAVVAAEDQRFPEHHGFDLGAIQKAYASNQRGRARMRGASTISQQVAKNVFLWQGRSWVRKGAEAWLTLWIELLWSKRRILEVYLNVAEFGPGVYGVEAAAQQYFKRPASRLTPNQAALLAAVLPNPKKFSVAAPSAYVASRQRWIQRQTTNLGGAAYLDPILKPRAVAKVRK encoded by the coding sequence CTGGCGGCTCTGGCTTTGGCGATTGCTGAAACTCGGCCTGTGGTTTGTCGGTCTGACCATCGTGTTCGTTCTGACCCTGCGATTTGTGCCGCTCGAAACCAGCGCCGTGATGCTGGGCGAGCGCCTCGATACCGGGAAATGGCCGAATCAGACCTGGGTCCCGTTGGACCAGATCACGCCAGAAATGCCGATTGCCGTCGTTGCGGCGGAAGACCAGCGGTTTCCGGAGCACCATGGTTTTGATCTGGGCGCGATCCAGAAAGCCTATGCCTCCAATCAGCGTGGTCGCGCCCGGATGCGGGGGGCGAGCACGATTAGTCAGCAAGTCGCCAAGAACGTGTTTCTGTGGCAGGGCCGGAGTTGGGTCCGCAAAGGCGCCGAAGCCTGGCTGACGTTGTGGATCGAACTGCTGTGGTCGAAGCGCCGAATCCTGGAGGTCTATCTGAATGTCGCCGAGTTCGGACCCGGCGTGTATGGCGTGGAGGCGGCCGCGCAGCAGTATTTCAAGCGTCCGGCAAGCCGGTTGACGCCGAACCAGGCTGCGCTGCTCGCCGCCGTATTGCCGAATCCCAAGAAGTTCTCGGTCGCGGCACCATCTGCTTACGTGGCAAGCAGGCAGCGTTGGATCCAACGCCAGACAACGAACCTCGGGGGCGCTGCGTATTTGGACCCGATTCTGAAGCCGCGTGCGGTGGCCAAGGTTCGCAAATAG